Proteins from a single region of Trichomycterus rosablanca isolate fTriRos1 chromosome 16, fTriRos1.hap1, whole genome shotgun sequence:
- the LOC134330909 gene encoding V-set and immunoglobulin domain-containing protein 10-like 2, with translation MELVDHVRMLNKHLHDTDSKTGLEIVDPGQVIYRETRTNGVVDKGVILECGPTLPDIYIWSFTKPGTETIRAVVYNFGKGPKLQQLAKDLGDLNVISNSASLSIEKLPLAAEGLYTCQALYDSADGAKLYYYYVHLRVLVPVSKPFILLSDTSPVEGASVWMRCGLENGTGPIQYVWEQESRSGVVTTVAESDTSLINITWVSRNHTGWFRCLAKNEVNQQSGDRIWLDVIYGPDLPQIDVTPYSVTDRGYSALERETVSLLCQASSNPPSQYVWFYNNSQMYTGPQLTITKILRMHTGNYACLAQNTYLNTRSRKTITLTVYYPPDGSPSCSILPANNYNDLGLFCSWVGGYPPATVHWSPFVSVDSEGIDNVTVIQPGPVTTNNSVFTCFGSHVAVNAPQRCTAKTWLPYGEPQCFAYATRNNEYLMLSCSWEGGFPRALLWWVSSSEGKQGTSEENSNILVLRSSATYSGKAFVCHAKHPLAKETKQCVLRLEAPVLMTQRSVVSVYEGNDIQLTCILSKNYPAVTEITWYNNMKQKVGDTPQKYVLQQAAAWSNLTVRETDGTVDSGQYWCSATNAVGGAEIPILLLVMRYPVPPNVTISKILYSSRRRTDVTVEWLVQTDADLTGFFIERQSRPLPLWQKVVPDLDPSTRSYQITDLNPTGMNEFRVTAVNHRTVGHPSESRSPALPGFNAYPAVIGAAVGGMLIATIITILLFMYVVRNRNNNPRLHDLIFGRQNSQSRENISSPEDEAVEGAEGAEVGGESSGPSVVLPRPTATPTNLPPGDEPVNVTITVMASN, from the exons ATGGAGCTGGTAGATCACGTGAGAATGCTGAATAAACACTTGCACGACACTGACAGCAAAACTG GTCTGGAGATTGTGGACCCCGGACAAGTGATCTACAGAGAAACCAGGACTAATGGTGTGGTGGACAAAGGAGTGATTCTGGAATGTGGCCCGACCCTCCCCGACATCTACATCTGGAGCTTCACCAAACCAGGAACCGAAACGATCCGAGCCGTGGTGTATAATTTTGGAAAGGGTCCGAAGCTGCAGCAGCTGGCGAAAGATCTGGGTGACCTGAACGTCATCAGTAACAGCGCATCTCTGTCCATAGAGAAGCTTCCACTAGCTGCAGAGGGTTTGTACACCTGCCAGGCCTTGTACGACTCTGCTGATGGAGCCAAACTTTACTACTATTATGTGCATCTCCGGGTTCTGG TTCCTGTATCCAAACCCTTCATCCTGTTAAGCGATACTTCACCAGTAGAGGGCGCGTCTGTGTGGATGCGCTGTGGCCTGGAGAACGGCACCGGCCCCATTCAGTACGTCTGGGAGCAGGAGAGTCGGAGTGGGGTGGTCACCACGGTGGCTGAAAGCGACACCAGTCTCATCAATATCACTTGGGTTAGCCGGAACCACACGGGCTGGTTCAGGTGCCTGGCTAAAAATGAGGTGAACCAGCAGAGCGGTGACCGGATCTGGCTGGACGTCATAT ATGGTCCGGACCTGCCCCAGATTGACGTGACTCCCTACTCGGTGACAGATCGGGGTTACTCAGCTTTGGAACGAGAAACTGTTTCCCTTCTGTGCCAGGCCTCGTCCAACCCTCCCAGTCAGTATGTCTGGTTCTACAACAACTCCCAGATGTACACCGGACCTCAGCTCACAATCACCAAGATCCTGAGAATGCACACCGGCAACTACGCATGTCTGGCCCAGAACACTTACCTCAACACTCGGTCCAGGAAGACCATCACGCTCACCGTCTACT aTCCACCAGATGGTTCTCCATCTTGTTCCATCTTACCAGCTAATAACTACAATGACTTGGGTCTCTTTTGCTCATGGGTGGGTGGTTACCCTCCGGCGACCGTTCACTGGAGTCCGTTTGTGAGTGTAGACTCAGAGGGCATCGATAACGTGACTGTGATTCAGCCCGGACCCGTTACTACTAACAACTCTGTGTTCACCTGCTTTGGTTCACATGTCGCAGTGAACGCTCCACAGCGCTGTACCGCCAAGACGT GGCTTCCGTACGGTGAACCCCAGTGTTTTGCATATGCGACTCGTAACAACGAGTACCTGATGCTGTCCTGCTCCTGGGAGGGCGGCTTCCCTCGCGCCCTTCTCTGGTGGGTTTCCAGTTCAGAGGGCAAGCAGGGTACATCTGAGGAGAACTCCAACATCCTGGTCCTGCGCTCCAGTGCCACCTACAGTGGGAAAGCGTTTGTGTGCCATGCAAAGCATCCGCTGGCTAAAGAGACCAAGCAGTGCGTGTTGAGACTGG AGGCGCCGGTGTTGATGACTCAGCGCAGTGTGGTTTCAGTCTACGAGGGAAACGACATCCAGCTCACCTGCATCCTGAGCAAGAACTACCCGGCGGTGACAGAAATCACCTGGTACAATAACATGAAACAGAAGGTGGGTGACACACCCCAAAAGTACGTCCTTCAGCAAGCTGCAGCCTGGTCCAACCTGACCGTGCGAGAGACGGATGGCACAGTGGACAGCGGGCAGTACTGGTGTTCGGCTACCAATGCTGTCGGAGGAGCCGAGATCCCCATCTTACTGCTGGTGATGA GGTACCCAGTGCCGCCGAACGTCACCATCAGTAAGATCTTATACAGCAGCCGTCGGAGGACAGACGTAACGGTGGAATGGCTGGTTCAGACAGACGCCGACCTCACTGGGTTTTTCATCGAGCGCCAAAGTCGTCCTTTGCCACTTTGGCAGAAAGTAGTACCCGATCTGGATCCCAGCACCCGGAGCTACCAGATCACCGATTTGAATCCCACTGGCATGAATGAATTCCGCGTCACGGCTGTAAATCACCGCACAGTTGGACACCCTTCTGAGAGCAGAAGTCCAG CTCTCCCGGGCTTTAATGCTTATCCTGCAGTTATTGGAGCTGCTGTTGGAGGGATGCTCATCGCGACGATAATCACCATACTGCTCTTCATGTACGTGGTGCGGAATCGTAATAATAACCCAC GACTTCATGATTTGATATTTGGCCG GCAAAACAGCCAGTCCAGAGAAAATATCAGCTCCCCTGAGGACGAAGCTGTCGAAGGAGCAGAAGGAGCTGAAGTTGGAGGAGAAAGTTCAG GACCATCTGTGGTGCTGCCACgacccactgcaaccccaaCCAACCTGCCTCCAGGAGATGAACCAGTCAACGTCACCATTACAGTCATGGCCTCAAACTAG
- the chek1 gene encoding serine/threonine-protein kinase Chk1, translating into MAVPFVQDWDLVQTLGEGAYGEVRLLVNRKTEEAVAVKVVDVSSAKECMDNVKKEVCVHKMLSHPNIVRFYGHRSEGSIHYIFLEYCSGGELFDRIEPDVGMPEKEAHRLFQQLIAGVEYLHSIGITHRDIKPENILLDDKDNLKITDFGLATMFRHRGRERQLSRLCGTLPYVAPELMSRAEFHAQPADVWACGIVLTAMLAGELPWDQPSESCQEYSDWLQKKTYLTPWKKIDSLPLGLLTKILLHSPEDRITIPEIKKHRWFSRSFKSAIKRQNDGHVTKSLRSDSERLGRTNSDDRVQISSSQPEPQGLWEVRDDVVHTNGAHVSFSQPTCPDHMLLGSQLLGTPGASQNTWQRLVRRMTRFFTTLRAEASCTSLRDVCIGMGYTWKQNCTNQVTVSTLDRRNNKLIFKVHFLEMEERILVDFRLSRGDGLEFKKIFISLKQKLSDIISNQKVPVVFT; encoded by the exons ATGGCGGTGCCGTTCGTTCAGGATTGGGATCTGGTCCAGACCCTAGGAGAGGGTGCTTATGGAGA GGTGCGCCTGCTGGTGAACAGGAAAACCGAGGAGGCGGTGGCAGTGAAGGTGGTGGATGTGTCCAGTGCCAAGGAATGTATGGATAATGTGAAGAAAGAGGTGTGTGTGCACAAGATGCTGTCGCACCCCAACATAGTGCGCTTCTACGGGCACAGAAGCGAGGGTTCCATTCACTACATCTTCCTGGAGTACTGCAGTGGTGGAGAGCTCTTCGATAGAATCG AGCCAGATGTGGGGATGCCGGAAAAGGAGGCGCACAGGCTGTTCCAGCAGCTGATTGCAGGAGTG GAATATCTGCACAGTATTGGGATCACGCACAGAGACATCAAACCAGAAAACATCCTGCTGGATGATAAAG ACAACCTAAAGATCACAGATTTCGGGCTGGCTACCATGTTCCGGCACCGTGGGCGTGAGCGCCAGTTGTCTCGACTGTGTGGCACGTTGCCTTACGTTGCCCCGGAGCTGATGTCCCGCGCAGAGTTCCACGCTCAGCCGGCCGACGTCTGGGCCTGCGGCATCGTGCTCACTGCCATGCTGGCTGGAG AGTTACCGTGGGACCAGCCGAGTGAAAGCTGTCAGGAGTACAGTGACTGGCTGCAGAAGAAAACCTACCTCACACCGTGGAAAAAAATCGATTCACTGCCTCTCG GTCTATTAACGAAAATTCTGCTCCATAGTCCCGAGGACCGGATCACCATTCCTGAGATCAAAAAGCACCGCTGGTTCAGCAGGAGCTTTAAATCAG CGATAAAGAGGCAGAATGACGGACACGTGACTAAATCTCTGCGGTCCGACTCTGAGCGACTGGGCCGAACGAACAG TGACGACCGGGTTCAGATCTCCAGCTCTCAGCCGGAGCCGCAGGGCCTGTGGGAGGTCAGGGATGATGTGGTCCACACCAACGGAGCTCATGTCAGCTTCTCCCAGCCCACCTGCCCTGATCACATGCTGCTAGGAAGCCAGCTGTTGGGCACTCCGGGTGCTAGTCAG AATACATGGCAGAGGCTGGTGAGGAGAATGACCAGGTTCTTTACCACACTGAGGGCAGAAGCGTCCTGTACGTCCCTCCGCGACGTCTGCATCGGCATGGGTTACACGTGGAAACAGAACTGCACCAACCAG GTCACCGTGTCCACACTGGATCGCCGGAACAATAAGCTGATCTTTAAAGTTCACTTTCTGGAGATGGAGGAACGCATTCTGGTGGATTTCAGGTTGTCACGG GGTGATGGTCTGGAATTCAAGAAAATATTTATAAGCCTCAAACAGAAGCTGTCGGACATCATCAGTAACCAGAAGGTTCCTGTAGTTTTTACATGA
- the cfap53 gene encoding cilia- and flagella-associated protein 53, which yields MSGGRNREFTGPTPHSVALRARQPSARPSDHLILERRKQEAARNKVLDLTRDQHDCDLRNHWERNTERKMVSATIERRVQEAMEQYQMSIDQRRDRLREMLESEEKELLREMEMKKETVFERQAKMRERAKYLQEKRESERQKVVADKLDQLFREQSVELRAVQTRRRQDEVCTDRAVQIQARRQQHQVQEQEEMLFAQLWEGDRLAKVERDNLETRRQKENNHQQLEFLRAQTEAAEKQRLQAKQLKEEEAQLLRDQREMMRLEEQREHLQKLQNQEDRRKQLDLSLRLKMKRLAQEQQEELALDMNILERLLAQTTDERRDDALRKLELRGEQDRYRQYLEEQLEDQRRQETETEQLMEAELQQTWKRRAEQQRLEKDARDRLMKDVLDTRRSQIQEKLQRNAQKQDELANERDELNRTIQANKLLDEQEKTRLREANQNYQAELLAQMLSQQQLRDAKQAEKEREYQTGLLYQEKYDQKVQDILSRPTSNTTAVHPFRRKGRPTSS from the exons ATGTCTGGTGGGAGAAACAGAGAATTTACTGGTCCAACACCTCACTCAGTGGCTCTG AGAGCCAGACAGCCATCAGCCAGACCTTCAGATCATCTAATCCTGGAGAGGAGGAAACAAGAAGCTGCTCGGAATAAAGTTCTGGATTTGACCAGGGaccagcatgactgtgatctGAGAAACCACTGGGAGAGGAACACTGAAAGGAAGATGGTATCGGCCACTATTGAGCGACGAGTCCAGGAGGCCATGGAGCAGTATCAGATGAGCATTGATCAACGAAGAGACAG GCTGCGTGAGATGCTAGAATCTGAAGAGAAAGAATTGCTGAGAGAAATGGAGATGAAGAAAGAGACTGTATTTGAAAGACAAGCTAAGATGCGTGAGAGAGCGAAATATCTACAGGAgaaaagagagagcgagagacagAAGGTCGTTGCTGATAAACTTGATCAGCTCTTCAG AGAGCAGAGCGTGGAGCTGCGAGCCGTGCAGACGCGCCGCAGACAGGACGAGGTCTGCACAGACCGCGCCGTCCAGATCCAGGCCAGACGGCAACAACATCAGGTACAGGAACAAGAAGAAATGCTGTTCGCCCAGCTGTGGGAGGGCGACCGGCTGGCCAAAGTTGAGCGCGATAATCTGGAGACTCGGCGGCAGAAGGAGAACAACCATCAGCAGCTGGAATTCCTCCGGGCTCAGACGGAGGCCGCAGAGAAACAGAGGCTGCAAGCCAAGCAGCTCAAAGAAGAAGAAGCTCAGCTACTG CGAGATCAGAGAGAGATGATGCGTCTGGAGGAACAGCGAGAACACCTGCAGAAGCTGCAGAACCAGGAGGACAGACGCAAACAGCTGGATCTGTCTCTGCGGCTGAAGATGAAACGACTGGCGCAGGAGCAGCAGGAAGAACTGGCACTCGACATGAACATCCTGGAGCGACTACTGGCACAGACGACTGATGAGAGAAGGGACGATGCTCTAAGAAAG cTGGAACTGCGGGGGGAGCAGGACCGTTATCGGCAGTACCTGGAGGAGCAGTTAGAGGATCAGAGGAGGCAGGAGACGGAGACGGAGCAGCTGATGGAGGCGGAGCTCCAGCAGACATGGAAACGCAGAGCAGAGCAACAGCGCCTGGAGAAAGACGCCAGAGACCGACTCATGAAAGACGTGCTGGACACTCGGCGCTCACAGATCCAGGAAAAGT TGCAGAGGAATGCCCAGAAACAGGATGAACTGGCTAATGAGAGAGACGAGCTGAATAGAACCATCCAGGCAAACAAGCTGCTGGATGAACAGGAAAAAACACG TCTCAGGGAGGCCAATCAGAATTACCAGGCTGAACTGTTGGCCCAGATGTTGTCCCAGCAGCAGCTGCGTGATGCTAAGCAAGCAGAGAAAGAGCGGGAGTACCAGACAGGTCTGCTCTACCAGGAAAAGTACGACCAGAAGGTGCAGGACATTCTGTCCAGACCGACGTCCAACACCACTGCTGTTCATCCCTTTAGGAGAAAAGGTCGACCAACCTCCAGCTGA